The window TTATACTTTGAGCTAATCCTTGAACAGACAAAGGATACTAAAAGGGCTTATTCTTTGCAAATTCGAAGAAAAGAGAAATAAGCTTGACAAAGGCGCAAAAGATATATGCATCCATACAAAGCTGAAGCAACCATTAAACAGACTAAACTCATATTCCTATTGAAATTTAGGCAAATAAACCTTAACTAGCATGCTGGAATCTATAGAAAACTAACTGAAAAATAAGGAACAGAACTAAAAGTAAAAGAGAAGGAGAATtacggaccttcttcgggtgcagcgaagtgggtgcgaagccttcgatacacactcgaacactaccaaatccgagcttgcgatgctcggattcgcagcAACACCAAAGGCGAACGAAACAAAATTGATTTAGTGCTTTGACTCGACAATAAAACGAGATTATAACTGCCAACAAAACTCGTATTTTAGGGAATTATAGGCGACTAAAAGACTTATATTTTTAGAGATTTTCAAGGTTTCAAAAACTTGTTTCAGAATTTTAGTTTTGGGGGATTTCAGCTACTCAAGCCTTAGctcttggggaatttcatgactAAAAAAAGACCGCCATCTTTGTAAGGGGGTTTTTGCGGCTGAAAAACCTGGTATTTTCTAAGAAATTCTAGGTTTTCAAACTTTAATTCTTGGGGAATTCTTGCGGTTCAAAGAACTcaatattttcaaagactcaagcAAAAAGAAATTATCTCTTTGTAATCGATTTCTCCGTCTCCGAACCCTTCCAAAAAAAACCCTCCCTTCAAATGATTCAAACgcccctatttatagggttttgctttGCAGTGTGTTGAATAAAAAGAGAGAcgcgtggggaacagagggaatgGGGGTGGCAGTGAGCGTGGGGAGACAAGGGGAAATGGAAATGGCAGAGGCAACGTGGGGGAGAGAAAGGGAGGAGGAGAGAGATGAGGGAGAGAAGAGGAAAGGCAAGAAAGAGAcgaagaaggagaaagagaaaagGGACCGTGGGGATGGGGTGTGCGGCGATGAAGGAAAAtatgaaaccctagggtttcattTTTTGTTAAAAGGGtagttgggccgggtcgggtacaAATTAACGGGTATGGGCTGATTGTTTAAAATGTTGGGCTgtggtgaattaaaatgtgggttgggcaTTAAAATAGGCTGATGAATAAAATGTAAGCTGAGTAGTGAATTAAATGTGGGCTGGTCTTGCGAATTAAGCCTTAGCCCAAATAATTTTAGAATTTAATTATGGACCGAATTAATACGGACTAAATATTATTTAATGAAATACGTAATTATTAGTGCTGAGATGATAAGATTATatgacgttgtaatagccgtgcaataatattttgaaaacaaataaacgctatcatttaattgtgcgaaataaatgcgatgtgtatgcataaggtggtaaaaaatgttgaaacgcaaattatgatgatactggtaataataataataataacaaaaaataacaataataataataatagtaataataataatggtagtagtgacggtggtaaaagataatgacaggataatgaaatgccggtattaataaaagctaataattatagtaaaacatgcaaataattattttttaaagttgccaaaatattggaagcgaaaaataggtatttcggaggaaaggtgggacaaaattgggtgtcaacacctttATGAAAGCAAGGCAAGCCAGGAATAAGGTAGGAGCTATATATAATACTGTTAGTGTCGTGGTACATGATCCTGAGCAGATCCAACTTGAATTTGTGAAGTTCTTTGAGCAGTTGTTGGGAACAAATGTTGCTGAACTGCCTTGTATCAATATTAACATTGCAAGGGATGTCCCATGTCTTACACAAGATCACCAGAGAAAGCTACTTCAGGAATATACCAAGGAGGAGGTACTGACAGCATTCAAAAATTTACCTCATGATAAATCCCCTGGCATTGATGGTTTTCCAGTGGAATTCTTTAAAACCCACTGGAATACTGTTGGCGATGAGGTCATGGAAGCAGTACTTCAGTTTTTTGCAAATGGAAAGTTGTTGACTGGTATAAACTGCACAACAGTGACATTGGTCCCCAAGGTTCCTAATGCAACTTATGTCAAGGAGTTCAGGCCAATAGCTTGTTGTACAACAGTCTACAAGTTAATTACTAAGGGGTTGACCTCAAGACTCAAACTTGTGGTGGACTATTTGGTAGGGCCATCACAGTCAACATTTATAGAAGGGAGGAGCATACTTGATTGTGATAATAGCTCATGAACTAGTCAAAGGGTATTCCAGGCAAGGAGTATCTCCCAGATGCATAGTAAAGATAGACATCAGGAAAGCATACAACTTAGTTGAATGGGGATTTCTTAGAATGGTATTAATAGAGTTTGGTTTGCCTCTACAATTTGTAAATCTGGTGATGTAGTATGTGACTACTGTTCAATATGCTTTGATTATCAATGGTGGTGTTACTCCTACTTTCAAAGCAAAAAAGGGACTAAGACAAGGTGACCCAATGTCATCTTATCTTTTTGTTCTAGCTATGGAGTATTTAAACAGAACTTTGAAACAATTGAGACATGTTCCAAATTTCAATTACCACCTTAGATGTGAGAGGTTACAAATAGTCCATATTTGTTTTGCAGATGATCTTTTGCTATGTTGCAGAGCTGATTGGGGGTCAATAAAATTGATGATGCAGGCTTTTGAGCATTTCTCCGAAGTTTCAGGCTTACAAGCCAACATGGAGAAAAGTTCATTATATTTGGCTGGTGTGGAACAGAGCTTTAGAGATCAAATCCCGGCAGATATGCACTTCTCGAAGGGTGAAATTCCCTTTAGATATTTAGGAGTGCCTTTTCATCAAAGAAACTTAGTATTCAACAGTGTATGCCTCTTGTAGAGAAGATGATTACCAGGGTAAAGTGTTGGACAACAAAATTCTTGTCACATAGTGGGAGACTGCAGCTAATTAAAAGTGTGTTGTTTGAAATGCGAACCTACTGGGCACAAGTTTTTCTCCTTCCTAAGAAGATCACTGAACTGGTCACAAGTATTTGCAGGACTTTTCTTTTGGACAGGTAGTGTTGAGGCATCAAAGAAAGCTTTAATTGCTTGGGAGAGAGTGTGCTTACCAAGGTCAGTAGGGGGACTAAATGTTATTGATGTGTATACATGGAATAAGGCAGCTATCTGGAAGTTACTATGGTCCCTCGCTTCAAATAAGGAGGCCCTGTGGATAAAATGGGTACATATgttttacataaaaaataaaaataaacaaaaaaaccaGGGATATCACTGATATGATAGCTCCAAAACAGGCAAGTTGGATTGTGAGGAAGCTGTTTGATGCAAGGAAATGGCTGAACAATAGTTCCCAGTTAACACAGTTACAGAACTATTGCATAGGAGGGAAATTCAGCATAAAAGGGGCTTACATATCATTTATTCCGCAATGTCCTAAAGTGTCATGGAAGAGTATTACCACAGGGTCAGGGCCTCTACCAAGACACCAGTTTATTACCTGGCTGGCTATTAATGGACGACTGGCAACTGTGGACAGACTTGCAAAATAGGGGATCAATTTCTCCAAATATTGTGTCCTGTGTAATGGAGGGGAAAATGAAACATTGGAACATCTTTTCTTTAACTGTCTATATGCCCAACAAATATGGAAATTCTTATTGCAATGGGTAGGGGAAGACAAGATAATCACTAGTTGGAATACAAAGGTTGCGTGGATGGCTAAAAGGGTGAAGAACAATGGAGTAAAGGCAAACATTTTGAAGTTCTTATTCTCAGCATCAATATATCATAGTTGGATAGAGCGGAATGACAGAAGGTTTCAACACAAACAGAGAGATAGCATGGTTAGAGTTCGAGAGATCGTGGTCCAATTACACCTCAGAGGGACTCAACAACATAGATGGAAGACGATTTTAGGACAGTTAAACAGTTATCCTAGCTAGCTTTACATTATTTGTTGTTTGTTGTTTTAGTGTAGCAAGAGACTATTTTTAAAGACCTGTTCTAGAGTACAAAGAACTGGCAGCTTTGTAAATATTTACTTGGTTGAAATAAAATTTTCCCACttcgaccaaaaaaaaaaaaaacaaagtacataaaaataacaaactaaatagaaaatacatagaaaaataaaatacatagaaatatgataattaataaataaaatacatagaaataataaacaacaacaacatagcagaaataatcttccaaaatttcagtttttctttcaaacatTTTTCTCGTGTTGAGTGTCTCTAGGTTAGCCTTGAaaaaactttgtttttcttttattctttTAGCAAGATCTCCAAAAGGTCAATTTTTTCTTGAGCTTCCATAAGCTTAAATTGCAAGTCAAACGTCACGGTATCTCTAGTGATACGTGGCGTCGGGGTATCTCTATCAACAGGAGGCTTTTTAATCTTCGTCGCCACTGTTTTATCCACGGGAATGCTATCTTCCCAACGAAATTGTTTGCAACCGttcatatcctataaacattacaagaaaatcagtttttaaagtaaaatatgtagataatgtgaaaaaaaattaaaacctaaaaaattgtaaaaacacttacttcgagCTCTTACAATGCCAAAAATGACGCCCCGGATTATCTTAGGTCCTTGATGTTCTTAGCTTACAATAATGACCACATTCACAAACATCGGGTTCTATAGCAAAGTTTGATGTTTCAGAGCTTTGAGACATGATTTTAGGGAGGCTAAAGTATGTTGAAAGAGTGAAAATGGAGGAGGTGATGAAGAGTAACTTGGAAAAATGAAGCTGGGAGGGTGAAAATGGAGGAGGTGAAGAAGAGTAACTTGAAAAAATGAAGCTGTGAGGGTTTTTATTAAACACCTATTGCGCGCTAATTTAGTACGCAATAGGACTAAATTGTAAAATTGCAGTTTagccctattgcgcactaatttagtgcgcaaagggTAGTTTGGTTGCTTTTTTTTTACTGGGTTATTTTGGTCTCAAACACCACTTTTTgagtcatttaagttgcggactcaaaGACCATGAGTAGTTTTAGGTGAATAGGTGCAAAGAGGCTGCGCAAATGGGTATTGAAGATTGATATAGCCAATAGTAAAGTTTGTGATTGAGGCGTAGTTGAATGATTGGTTAATTGATATGGTTTTAGGTGAACATAGAAATGTTACTTTTGAATATATCTAAAATCAGAAGTTTTAGGTGGATTTTTAAGAATTCTGGAGAATCATTTATTTCAAATACCCCAATATTATTAATAGAGTAGGAATAAATATTGATTAGTAACTGTAGAAATATTTAAATATTGATTAGTAACTATAGAAATATTTGTGTTTCTTTGTACAAATTAGAATAAATGAGGGTACTTTAGGATGGGAGCCACATTTAACATTTAATTCAGAAAGGTATACAAAACTTTTTTAGGGTACATGTTTTGcatatattataattttatttttaaaagttgTGATGAAGTAGTAAGTACTTCTTCGTGCTTAATTAGATATTTCGAGTTTGAGTCCTAGatatgaaatcatatttgatagGGAGCACTTTTTAACACGTACCCCTAAAGTGGGACTTGCTGGCGCAAGTCCAAAGTACTGCGGGCCAAATGAGAATTACGAAACATCGAGTAGGAAATAAAAAATAGTATATCAAAAGAGGAAAAATATTCCAGCCCCCCTCCCCTCCTCACATCACCTAACTTCCTACAACTGCCTAAAAAAGTTATTAAGAGAAGTAACaaaaatttaagttatatacattgtGTGTACAAAAAGTTTTACATTATCAAGTTATCAAAGAATATTTACAGATATGCCTCCATAAGATCGTGAGATCTATAATCTTGAAAATAAAGCAAGTTATCTGCTACAATGAATAAACATAACCTAAAAATTGACACACTAatagtgtatataacttaaactatTTGTAAAATTCATGTCTATGCTTTATCACTCTAAGTCATGCGCTTGATACCTAGTATACTAGCTTAAGCATATCAATCtactaaaaaaagaaaaatgacatGTTGCTGGTGAAAGAGGGTACGCATAGCACCACTTCGTGCCAAAAAGGAAGCGCTCCCCATTCTCAAGACTCAAAACTCGAGACTCTGCTTAAAGATGAAGAATTCATCTCACCATCTTCCTCGATGTTGTAAGATATGGTTAATAAGGTCACTTGTAGCCTCTCCTTGTTGATGTGTACACGTACACCAATGAAATTTCACGAAGTTTACCATATGTAATCCCTTCAGTTAAAATGCAAAAGAGAAAGCTGTTAGGATGAGTAATTAAATAATAGACAAGTGAATGTGCCAAGAGTTAGATCAATTCTAAGAACATAGACGTATATACTTGATCCCTAACAATTCAAAAAACTGTTCAGAATCCTGCCAATGTATTTCTtttaaaaacaataaaaataaaaaataaaaagctcCAACCATTTTACCACGGTAAACTTCTCTATAACAATGTTTCATTATAAGGGTCAAGCTTTTTTTAAAACTGACTTTTCATGTTACATTGTGTTAATGAGATGTCATATGTTCTTAATAACAACATTTTATCATAACAATCAAGAAAACATTGAGATGAatgatgttgttatagagaggtatgACAATTGTATTTAATTCTAAGTATGGGTCGAGGGGATCATTTTTCCCAAAACATTATCTTTCTTCtgaaagaagagagagagagagggaattaCCACCAATGGTCTTCGTAATCGCACTcatgtttatatttttttatagAACCTACCCACTCTGGCAAGCTAGAAGAATTCTTGAACTTCAACATTAAATTTTCACATCTAACTTCCACCGTTCTTTTGGGGCTCCCGTTGTTAGGTATATTCATTATTATACCTTCTATCCTCAGATCAATTAACAAGTTATGACCTTTTCTCCGATCTCGAGCCATATCCTTCACTACAAGACCTCCAATGTTCTTCTGATTCAAATTCGGAATATCAAAATCAACATGAAACTTAGCATTGCTTTTTCTTGCCACATTAATGGGCACGCTGAACGACGATTGCAGTAGTTGAAACTTGTACTCCAAGCTAGTTGCTATGTACTCGAAACTAATTTCCACTTTCTTATTTGGATTTATCACGTTCACGTCTATTTCCCAATCGGCTGTCAACTTATGGTAGTTTGATATGTTGAAAGAATGTACAACAAATGATGCAACCTCAAAGTCGGGGTACCATGCATAACGTCTCCACCATTgaactaataaataaataatgacaCTCAAAATTAGAACAACTATAAGGCAAAAAAAGACTCTACAAAAAGTTATAATCTTTCTTTTTGGTGGGGCTACTTTGGATAATTGGGGTTGCgggatattgttgttgttgttgttgttgttatcgtTATAGTAATTAGGTTGGCAATTTGGGTAGTAATAAAAGGGTTGCGGGTACTGATATGGATATTGATCATATGGTGGAGGATAGTGATAACCAGAATTAGAATAAGGCGGGCCAAAATTATGATCTGATTGAGGAAATTGTTCAGAATGTGGAAAACCTAAAACTGGTTTCGTTTCTTCTTTTTTATCATCGGCAGAAGAATCTGTCATTGTTATAATTTTGTCCCCTTCCCCCCTTTCTTATCAAAAAAGAAAGGGAGAAAGGACGATTGGTTTCTTTCCCGGAGATTCTAGGAGAGAATGGAAATTGAGAAAATACTTTGATATATTTTAGGAAAAAAAACAAGGCGAAAAATTTGGTATTAAAATGTGGAAGAGAGAACTCAAGTAAGAAAATATTATTTAGGAACTTTTTTGGTCCATTTTAAAATCTTGTTACTAGGTTAATATATATAAAGCATTTTCTTCGGATCGAGATGAATTTGAATTCTCAATTTGTGAGGACTATAGAAGTGCTACAAAACCACTTGTTTTACACATATATTACTCGTTTAGGACACGCACTTCTAGAAGTTAGTTTAATCTTGACAGTTGGATATATTGTGGGTCTCAGGTTAAAAATGGTAAATGATTTTCacgatattattattattgttttggTTAACATAGGAAATTGATACTCACATACTCCCTCAGTAtcaaattatttattatttttttgctttatacgccccttaagaaatattaattggAAAGGATGTGACTAACTTtaccttatttatgtctaagttataatctctctccattaaatgtttactctatcTGTGTGTTATCTTCATTAACGAAATTTTTTTACCAAGGGTAAAATAcggaaaaataattaattgtacTTAGACCTTTTAAAACGAAAAATAATTTaagacaattatttttaataaccaCGATATATAATTTGAAATGGATGGAGTAAATAATTTATCCCTCTCTAGTTGATGTAAGCAAAATATAGGAAGAGATCTAGATAGTATGTACTCTCATGGATGGATAGGTTACTACTAAAAACAAGCGaattttcaacaaaaaaaatttcAAGAGATATCCGTCGGCTGTCGGCATTTGGTTCGTCGGAAATTTTATATTTTTCGAACGAACCTAAATTCCAATGAAATTTACACTATAAACCAAAAACAATACAAATTCATAGGATCGGGGACTAGATCCAACACCCAACAAATCAAACTTGGGAGAAAGAGGAATTGCCCTCAATTGGTGCATGTGTGTATAAAATAATATCAAGGTCGACACTTAAAAATATATAACAACATGCACTGATTAAACATTCCAGATCAACTACGTATACATTGAATGAAATAATTTGTCACTCACAACGAAAATTGAGACAAGAAAAAACATTTGCCTAACATAAATTCCCGCACTATATATTAGCCTTGGATTTGTAAACCTTTGCTCGATCGTCAAGTCATGACGTGCAAAGTTTTTTGAAATGCCAAATAATTCTATTTGCAAATTTCAATGTCCAGAGGGGGATTACATGTTGCATTTGTAGTAATGTGATTTTCACCAATAGAAAATATAGTTTATTCGATGCATGAGTGTTATATATTTACAAATTAAATGAATGTATATATTTAGAGGAGGTATATTATAAGCCTATTATTTACTTAGTGTACTAGTCTAAACACGCAAAGTACTTGACAACACGTATTTGTCACTGTTAAAAACACGCGATGAAAGTTTTCAAGGGGGCCTAGCTCCCTCAAAAACATTCTGTTGGAAATTCGCGTGTTATTAATAGTGATATACTAAACGGCATTAATTTACTATATAGCCAAtcaccaa is drawn from Lycium barbarum isolate Lr01 chromosome 8, ASM1917538v2, whole genome shotgun sequence and contains these coding sequences:
- the LOC132608315 gene encoding uncharacterized protein LOC132608315; the protein is MGVAVSVGRQGEMEMAEATWGREREEERDEGEKRKGKKETKKEKEKRDRGDGIQLEFVKFFEQLLGTNVAELPCININIARDVPCLTQDHQRKLLQEYTKEEVLTAFKNLPHDKSPGIDGFPVEFFKTHWNTVGDEVMEAVLQFFANGKLLTGINCTTVTLVPKVPNATYVKEFRPIACCTTVYKLITKGLTSRLKLVVDYLYVTTVQYALIINGGVTPTFKAKKGLRQGDPMSSYLFVLAMEADWGSIKLMMQAFEHFSEVSGLQANMEKSSLYLAGVEQSFRDQIPADMHFSKGSVEASKKALIAWERVCLPRDITDMIAPKQASWIVRKLFDARKWLNNSSQLTQLQNYCIGGKFSIKGAYISFIPQCPKVSWKSITTGSGPLPRHQFITWLAINGRLATVDRLAK
- the LOC132605454 gene encoding uncharacterized protein LOC132605454; amino-acid sequence: MTDSSADDKKEETKPVLGFPHSEQFPQSDHNFGPPYSNSGYHYPPPYDQYPYQYPQPFYYYPNCQPNYYNDNNNNNNNNIPQPQLSKVAPPKRKIITFCRVFFCLIVVLILSVIIYLLVQWWRRYAWYPDFEVASFVVHSFNISNYHKLTADWEIDVNVINPNKKVEISFEYIATSLEYKFQLLQSSFSVPINVARKSNAKFHVDFDIPNLNQKNIGGLVVKDMARDRRKGHNLLIDLRIEGIIMNIPNNGSPKRTVEVRCENLMLKFKNSSSLPEWVGSIKKYKHECDYEDHWWDYIW